From one Helicobacter ibis genomic stretch:
- a CDS encoding acyl carrier protein yields MKEKIENFIKTKNPNFDGGAIFGNNGIDSVGFLELLSFLEDELKIELDFSEYDPVEFGTLNGLYEIIKKENLK; encoded by the coding sequence ATGAAAGAAAAAATTGAAAATTTTATAAAAACAAAAAATCCAAACTTCGATGGAGGAGCTATTTTTGGAAATAATGGAATTGATTCTGTTGGATTTTTAGAATTGCTTAGCTTTTTAGAAGACGAACTGAAAATAGAACTTGACTTTAGCGAATATGACCCAGTTGAGTTTGGTACTTTAAACGGTCTGTATGAGATAATAAAGAAGGAAAACCTAAAATGA
- a CDS encoding AAC(3) family N-acetyltransferase: protein MKTYALEEFESFLKIHTKDSKNILIHSAIANLGIPTKNNQKIPPQEIMDNYLEILLKCNSEILMPCFNYSFPKTHFADLRSLPSEVGILTEAYRNATKHRSIHPMFSFCSNNGESIDKSVEYNPFLGNCVYQNLLDSNALMIFLGIDIRVCTFMMFVEANFGVKYRYFKPFSGEVIDLEEISHKGEFYHFCLPPNGEIVVDYSKMFKALLSLGVVKSQKLGASFLYYFNAQDFYKAVKNELTKNPYLLLKTSPKRFWTFKNGEDTILESL, encoded by the coding sequence GTGAAAACATATGCGTTAGAAGAGTTTGAATCTTTTTTGAAAATACATACAAAAGATTCTAAAAATATTCTAATTCATAGTGCCATTGCAAACTTAGGAATTCCCACAAAAAACAATCAAAAAATACCACCACAAGAAATAATGGATAATTATTTAGAGATTCTATTAAAATGCAATAGCGAAATTTTAATGCCTTGTTTTAACTACTCCTTTCCAAAGACACATTTTGCTGATTTAAGGAGTTTGCCAAGCGAGGTTGGAATCTTAACAGAAGCATATAGAAATGCTACTAAGCATAGAAGTATCCACCCTATGTTTAGCTTTTGCTCAAATAACGGAGAAAGCATAGATAAGAGTGTAGAATACAACCCATTTTTGGGTAATTGTGTATATCAAAATTTATTAGATTCTAATGCACTAATGATATTTTTAGGAATTGATATTAGAGTTTGCACTTTTATGATGTTTGTGGAAGCAAACTTTGGCGTTAAATACCGCTATTTCAAGCCATTTTCTGGTGAAGTGATAGATTTAGAGGAAATATCACATAAAGGAGAGTTTTATCATTTTTGTTTGCCACCTAATGGCGAGATTGTGGTAGATTATTCTAAAATGTTTAAAGCTTTACTCTCTTTAGGAGTTGTTAAATCACAAAAACTTGGTGCTTCTTTTCTCTATTATTTTAATGCACAAGACTTTTATAAAGCAGTTAAAAATGAGCTAACAAAGAATCCATATTTATTACTAAAAACATCTCCTAAACGTTTTTGGACTTTTAAAAATGGAGAAGATACTATATTGGAATCTTTATAG
- a CDS encoding formyltransferase family protein — protein MKFDKICIIGSGNLALKTMKLLYEKYKLPKEKIFALSQNEPKLSLFSNFCKKQNINYQNIINKNQLENIFMQIDSKTLVVSANNYFIFTKKILDKHNLTIINYHNSLLPKYKGSNAALWCIYNNEEKSGITWHMVNENIDSGEILVQKEIILNKNHTFLSLTQEQLELGVLTLESILQDLLNEKLKGTPMTGSGSFYYKSQLPNDGLFDSNWDLEHRSRFLRAFDCGKSGLLKPARAIINNKEIEITKYNENFMPQEIQ, from the coding sequence ATGAAGTTTGACAAAATATGCATAATAGGCAGTGGAAACTTGGCACTAAAAACAATGAAACTTCTATATGAAAAATATAAGCTACCAAAAGAAAAAATATTTGCTCTAAGTCAAAATGAACCAAAACTATCACTATTTAGCAATTTTTGCAAAAAGCAAAATATAAACTACCAAAATATAATCAATAAAAACCAATTAGAAAATATCTTTATGCAGATAGATTCAAAGACGCTAGTAGTTAGTGCAAATAATTATTTTATTTTTACAAAAAAGATTCTAGACAAACATAATCTAACAATCATTAATTACCATAACTCTCTACTACCAAAATATAAAGGCTCAAATGCTGCACTATGGTGTATATATAACAATGAAGAAAAAAGCGGAATTACATGGCATATGGTCAATGAAAATATCGATAGTGGAGAGATTCTAGTGCAAAAAGAAATAATTTTAAACAAAAATCATACATTCTTATCACTCACACAAGAGCAACTAGAGCTTGGGGTTTTGACATTAGAATCGATTTTGCAAGATTTATTAAATGAAAAATTAAAAGGCACACCTATGACAGGTAGTGGGAGCTTCTATTATAAATCACAATTACCAAATGATGGTCTTTTTGATAGCAATTGGGATTTGGAGCATAGAAGCAGATTCTTAAGAGCGTTTGATTGTGGTAAATCTGGATTATTAAAACCAGCAAGAGCAATTATTAATAACAAAGAAATAGAAATAACAAAATACAACGAAAACTTCATGCCACAAGAAATACAATAG
- the rplM gene encoding 50S ribosomal protein L13, with amino-acid sequence MKITKMAKANEIKREWVVLDAKDKTFGRLITEVATLLRGKHKPCYTPHVDCGDFVVVINAGKAKFSGMKLDDKEYFTHSGYFGSTKSKTLREMLEKHPEKLYKLAVRGMLPKTKLGRAIIKKLKVYNSETHPHSAQVSKQG; translated from the coding sequence ATGAAAATTACCAAAATGGCAAAAGCCAACGAAATTAAACGAGAATGGGTTGTTCTTGATGCTAAAGACAAGACTTTTGGACGATTAATAACAGAGGTTGCTACTCTACTTAGAGGTAAGCATAAACCTTGCTATACTCCTCATGTAGATTGTGGAGACTTTGTTGTGGTTATAAATGCTGGCAAAGCTAAGTTTAGCGGTATGAAGCTAGATGACAAAGAGTATTTTACGCATTCAGGTTATTTTGGTAGCACAAAGTCAAAAACACTAAGAGAAATGCTAGAAAAGCACCCAGAAAAGCTATATAAACTAGCTGTTAGAGGTATGCTTCCAAAGACAAAACTAGGCAGAGCAATTATTAAAAAGCTAAAAGTATATAACAGCGAAACTCACCCTCACAGTGCGCAAGTATCAAAACAAGGATAG
- the rpsI gene encoding 30S ribosomal protein S9, translating to MAKIYATGKRKTAVAKVWLAPGTGKFTINGGVSLNNWLGGHEAIKMKVMQPLLLTKQEKSVDIVAVTMGSGYSAQAEALRHGISKALVAYDTNFRAILKPKGLLTRDSRVVERKKYGKRKARRSPQFSKR from the coding sequence ATGGCAAAGATTTATGCAACAGGAAAAAGAAAAACAGCAGTCGCTAAAGTTTGGTTAGCACCTGGAACAGGTAAATTTACAATAAATGGTGGAGTTAGTTTGAATAATTGGCTGGGTGGGCATGAAGCTATCAAAATGAAAGTTATGCAACCACTTTTATTAACTAAGCAAGAAAAGAGCGTTGATATAGTTGCAGTTACTATGGGAAGTGGATATTCAGCACAAGCTGAGGCACTAAGACATGGTATTTCAAAGGCACTTGTAGCATATGATACTAACTTCAGAGCAATCCTAAAACCAAAAGGATTATTAACAAGAGATTCAAGAGTTGTTGAAAGGAAGAAATACGGAAAAAGAAAAGCAAGAAGAAGCCCTCAATTCTCAAAGAGATAA